A stretch of the Erpetoichthys calabaricus chromosome 3, fErpCal1.3, whole genome shotgun sequence genome encodes the following:
- the hddc2 gene encoding HD domain-containing protein 2 has translation MAARSPNKLFEFTKLIGQLKTIPRTGWVYRNIKKPESVADHMYRMAVLAFLIEDKKLNKDRCIKLALIHDMAECIVGDIAPSDNISKEEKHRQEKEAMKYLTDLLSEDVRKEIYELWEEYEYQSSPEAKLVKELDQCEMILQAYEYEMSEKSPGRLQEFFDSTKGKFNHPEVMQLVKSLNETRNSEIEGDSKEEHRQQGRLNTDEQ, from the exons ACAATACCCCGAACAGGCTGGGTTTATAGGAACATAAAGAAGCCAGAGAGCGTAGCTGATCACATGTACCGAATGGCCGTGTTAGCATTTTTAATTGAAGATAAAAAGCTCAACAAAGACAG ATGTATAAAATTAGCTCTTATCCATGACATGGCAGAGTGCATTGTTGGTGATATAGCTCCTTCAGATAATATAAGTAAAGAAGAAAAGCATAGACAAGAAAAA gaagcaatgAAATACTTGACAGATTTGTTAAGTGAAGATGTCAGAAAAGAAATTTATGAATTATGGGAG GAATACGAGTACCAATCCAGCCCGGAAGCAAAACTAGTTAAAGAACTTGATCAGTGTGAGATGATTCTGCAAGCATATGAATATGAAATGTCAGAAAAAAGCCCTGGCAGACTGCAGGAATTTTTTGATTCCACAAAAG GCAAATTTAACCACCCAGAAGTAATGCAACTAGTGAAGAGTTTGAATGAAACTAGAAATTCTGAAATAGAAGGAGATTCCAAGGAAGAACATAGACAACAAGGCAGGCTTAACACAGATGAACAATAA